One genomic segment of Prosthecobacter fusiformis includes these proteins:
- a CDS encoding H-type lectin domain-containing protein, whose product MYSTSVPWKVLSSQVSVSVLLEDWNLANNEPEADTLRSYVVQVVFDSPFLSVPVVHLGLTGFDIDQRDSARLTVKAESITESGFQAVISTWSNTRVYAAELNWLAIGS is encoded by the coding sequence ATGTACTCAACATCCGTTCCCTGGAAAGTCCTTTCCTCCCAAGTTTCCGTCAGTGTTCTTTTGGAAGACTGGAATCTGGCCAATAATGAGCCAGAGGCGGACACGCTACGCAGTTATGTGGTCCAGGTTGTGTTTGATTCACCCTTTCTTTCGGTGCCGGTGGTGCATTTGGGACTTACTGGATTCGACATTGACCAACGAGACAGCGCCCGCCTGACGGTGAAGGCTGAAAGCATCACGGAATCCGGTTTCCAGGCGGTTATTTCCACCTGGTCCAACACTCGTGTCTATGCTGCTGAATTAAACTGGCTGGCCATTGGTTCTTAA
- a CDS encoding spermine synthase, which yields MTKPFLTLAQARTPEGAELTLHSHDTEFYLRVNRQPLMGTNASESEKVLAELACAGLATQATPRVLIGGLGFGFSLRRVLECVGAAAIVQVAELLPEVVAWNREFLSSVNGLLLDDPRVLLSIQDVYQIIAQAPAGHYDAILLDVDNGPIAMVKDGNGRLYQSAGLAAISRALKPGGRVTFWSASQDQAFSRRLVKAGYKVEIVGCKSYPQAKKKTHTIFVADRR from the coding sequence ATGACGAAACCCTTTCTCACTCTTGCCCAGGCACGTACACCCGAAGGTGCGGAGCTGACCCTGCATTCCCATGACACAGAGTTTTATCTGCGGGTAAACCGGCAGCCGTTGATGGGGACGAATGCCTCGGAATCAGAAAAGGTGCTGGCAGAGCTGGCTTGTGCGGGACTGGCCACCCAGGCGACACCGCGTGTTTTGATTGGCGGACTGGGCTTTGGTTTCAGTTTGCGGCGCGTACTTGAGTGTGTTGGGGCTGCGGCAATCGTACAGGTCGCGGAACTGTTGCCGGAAGTGGTCGCCTGGAACCGTGAATTCCTCAGCAGTGTGAACGGACTCCTGCTGGATGATCCTCGTGTTCTTTTGTCCATTCAGGATGTTTACCAAATCATTGCTCAGGCTCCAGCGGGACATTATGATGCCATCCTTCTGGACGTTGACAATGGACCCATAGCGATGGTGAAGGATGGCAATGGCCGACTATACCAATCTGCGGGGCTTGCCGCCATCTCCCGTGCACTGAAGCCGGGGGGAAGGGTGACTTTTTGGTCCGCCAGTCAGGATCAGGCCTTTTCACGGCGACTGGTTAAAGCGGGGTATAAGGTCGAGATTGTAGGCTGCAAGTCATACCCACAAGCCAAGAAAAAGACCCATACCATCTTTGTCGCGGACAGGAGATAA